A window of Ranitomeya variabilis isolate aRanVar5 chromosome 2, aRanVar5.hap1, whole genome shotgun sequence contains these coding sequences:
- the LOC143804065 gene encoding uncharacterized protein LOC143804065, which produces MSSPVSSSDEEFQPRQSEVDHVSESTSTEGQRGTEQRSQGPGGRRQRVSQRDDDRIDNDLLISLVQERVPLWDSRDKQHAVNSVLRRLWSEVAQALWDGWENSTPRVRNAFVEKVRTRWRSMKDRFNCDLRAEKSAASGSGARHRLYKYHRVLAFLRPVLLMRTTHCTTVATGAGAVLQPEATDPSQPSSSAAPGGSSTLTGDQGAGPSGLPLSQSSFAAPILAGSSRQRQRASDRSLMPEFLHLSSVLHDAIKALGDRMDANHNLLNCRIQDVAKSVDQLKADLNKPAQHFFNQILEGMSEHLSPDLQLSVMQACNVAFVQAMQQSQSRNVAAYPTVPSLSQVNTIPTSAAYHCTATSIPSTGVLHYSANTMTSAVGHPTATTVTTAAPAWTSSADTTRTQDPGMAYRAGTLPMQQDPSMQYRTGPPQMQQDRGLAYRTGPTPMQQDRGVAYRTGPTPMQQDRGVAYRTGPTPMQQDRGVAFLAGHPPMQQDPSMAYRTGPPMMQHDQAIPFQAGPTLMQQDTSMALCSPPPAMQQDTVMGFVSPPPPTRHQDPGRVFVSPPPTRHQDPGVSLSFPPLDSDIAERSTMETDCVEPGPDVSPAHTVQHSPRRLPPTRKTQRKTGKTHKKQKTLIIPPPSPTDVSQHSSVSQAPHVLSPIPELPDPSSFVAHSPATSASSMVSQASVLNTPQLRYSTPSRRGSTRRGTKK; this is translated from the exons atgtcttctccggtttcctcgtctgatgaggagttccagccacgtcaatcagaagtggatcacgtgagcgag agcacttcaacagagggacagagaggtactgagcagcggagtcaaggtccaggtggaagacggcagcgg gtttcacaacgggacgacgaccggattgataatgacctgctgatcagtctggtccaggagcgagtcccgttgtgggacagccgggataaacagcacgccgtcaatagtgttctccgtcgtttgtggagtgaggtggcccaagcgttgtgggatggctgggagaattccacgccacgggtccgtaatgcatttg tggaaaaagtaaggacacgttggcgttccatgaaggaccgcttcaactgtgacctacgtgcagagaagagtgcagctagtggttccggagcaaggcaccggctctacaaataccaccgtgtgttggccttcctgagaccggtccttctcatgagaac cacacactgcacgactgtcgccacaggtgctggagcggtccttcagccggaagccacggacccgtcccagccatccagcagcgcagcaccaggtgggtcttccacactcactggagaccagggggctggcccatcaggtcttcccctttcgcagtcctctttcgctgcacccattttggcgggctcatcccggcagcgacagagggcttcggataggtccctcatgcccgagtttttacacttgagctcggttttacatgatgctatcaaggctttaggtgacagaatggatgcgaaccataatctcttaaattgccgcatccaggatgtcgccaaaagcgttgatcaattgaaagccgacctcaataagccagctcagcattttttcaatcaaatcctagagggcatgtcggaacaccttagccctgatctccagctgagtgtgatgcaggcctgcaatgttgcttttgtgcaggctatgcagcagagtcagagtcgtaatgtggcggcctatccaactgtgccgtcactgtcacaagtaaacactattcctacctctgctgcataccactgcacggccacctctattccctctacaggtgtactccactacagcgccaacacgatgacgagtgctgttggacatcccaccgccaccaccgtgacgaccgctgctccggcttggacctcctccgctgacaccacgaggacgcaggaccctggcatggcttatcgggccggcaccctcccgatgcagcaggacccatccatgcaatatcggaccggcccaccccagatgcagcaggaccgaggcctggcataccggaccggacccaccccgatgcagcaggaccgaggcgttgcataccggaccggacccaccccgatgcagcaggaccgaggcgttgcataccggaccggacccaccccgatgcagcaggaccgaggcgttgctttcctggcaggacaccccccgatgcagcaggacccatccatggcgtatcgcaccgggccccccatgatgcagcacgaccaagccatacctttccaggcaggacccaccctgatgcagcaggacacatccatggctttatgttcccccccaccagcaatgcagcaggacactgttatgggatttgtttcccccccccccccaacgaggcaccaggatcctggaagggtttttgtttccccacccccaacgaggcaccaggacccaggcgtgagtttatctttccccccattggactcagacattgccgagcgctccacaatggagactgactgtgtggagccgggtcctgacgtgtctcccgcccacactgtacaacatagcccaagaagacttcccccaacccggaaaacccaacgtaaaactggcaaaacgcataaaaaacaaaaaactttgattattcctcccccatcacctaccgatgtgtctcaacattccagtgtgtctcaagcccctcatgttttaagccccatccccgaacttccagacccttcaagttttgttgcccattctcctgccacctctgcctcctccatggtgagccaggcttcagttctgaataccccccagttacgttactcaaccccaagccggcgtggttcaacccggcgcggtaccaaaaaataa